In Streptomyces sp. RFCAC02, the following proteins share a genomic window:
- a CDS encoding AAA family ATPase — MRGFQSAVPPARERTGTGRGRPGNLPADITTFIGRRDEIAAVRQQIASARLVTVTGAGGVGKTRAALQAARQSQERFPDGVWLVELGSVRDPDLLGHAVVDALGIIDQSRRPPQTVLMEHLADRRALLLLDGTEHLAEPCAELVHELLRRAPRLRVLVTGRRPLDVAGEVLFPLEPLTAPPAVPAPAAAPAGGPDTMVPAGDAVALFAERAAAVVPHFRATGATGRVVAEICHRLDGIPLAVELAASRLRTLSPEQILERLDDRFHLLVGGARGVPAHHRTLRTAVGWSHELCSPRERLLWARLSVFAGSFDLDAVEYVCVGGGLEQDEVLDVLGELVAQSVVSREETPAGLRYRMLDTLRAYGGDWLEASGDAPRMRRRLRDWCTGLVTYCELDWFGARQAEVAARLDAEMPNLRLALDYALEDEEDGRYALHLAGTLWFDWVGCGRLAEGRHWLDRVLELDTDHEESRLLALWAYGYISVLQGDTVGALSVLHECREGAERTGNRLIAAYTVHLNGCVALIGDDMERAEELLGEALRRYEEMGTVNGNVLVGRAEYAMAVAFRGDLERAVRLCEEVRQACEDHGELWASTYALYVLGYATWYQGDTPAARELLEHSLRVTHQFHDLVGTVQAIELLALFTADEGDAAEAAVLQGAAGRMWGSVGMPLFGSVNFGRAHTECERLVRERLDQARYRELLREGERLDLDEAVERALYGRADRAAGRAVLGTGTVRPARLGGGAGLVPLPAVSRADGGEAAGGAAQRA; from the coding sequence GGGCACCGGACGCGGCAGACCCGGCAACCTCCCGGCGGACATCACGACCTTCATCGGCCGCCGCGACGAGATCGCCGCGGTGAGACAGCAGATCGCCAGTGCGCGGCTGGTGACGGTGACCGGCGCCGGCGGTGTCGGGAAGACCCGGGCCGCGCTCCAGGCGGCCCGCCAGTCGCAGGAACGCTTCCCCGACGGCGTGTGGCTCGTCGAGCTCGGCTCCGTGCGCGACCCCGACCTGCTCGGGCACGCCGTCGTCGACGCCCTCGGCATCATCGACCAGTCCCGCAGGCCCCCGCAGACGGTGCTGATGGAGCACCTGGCGGACCGCAGGGCGCTGCTGCTGCTCGACGGGACGGAGCACCTCGCCGAGCCCTGCGCCGAGCTGGTCCACGAGCTGCTGCGGCGTGCGCCGCGGCTGCGGGTGCTGGTGACCGGGCGCAGGCCGCTGGACGTGGCGGGGGAGGTGCTGTTCCCTCTGGAGCCGCTGACCGCGCCGCCCGCCGTGCCGGCCCCGGCGGCGGCGCCGGCCGGCGGCCCGGACACGATGGTGCCCGCGGGGGACGCGGTGGCGCTGTTCGCGGAGCGCGCCGCGGCGGTCGTGCCGCACTTCCGCGCGACGGGCGCCACCGGGCGTGTCGTGGCGGAGATCTGCCACCGTCTGGACGGCATCCCGCTCGCCGTCGAGCTGGCGGCGAGCCGGCTGCGCACCCTGTCGCCGGAGCAGATCCTGGAGCGCCTCGACGACCGGTTCCACCTGCTGGTCGGCGGCGCGCGGGGCGTGCCGGCGCACCACCGGACGCTGCGGACGGCCGTGGGCTGGAGCCACGAGCTGTGCTCGCCGCGGGAGCGGCTGCTGTGGGCGCGGCTGTCGGTGTTCGCGGGCAGCTTCGACCTGGACGCGGTGGAGTACGTCTGCGTCGGCGGGGGCCTGGAGCAGGACGAGGTGCTCGACGTGCTCGGCGAGCTGGTCGCCCAGTCGGTGGTGTCCCGCGAGGAGACGCCGGCCGGGCTGCGCTACCGCATGCTCGACACGCTGCGCGCGTACGGCGGGGACTGGCTCGAGGCCAGCGGCGACGCGCCCCGGATGCGGCGGCGGCTGCGCGACTGGTGCACGGGGCTCGTCACGTACTGCGAGCTGGACTGGTTCGGCGCCCGCCAGGCGGAGGTGGCGGCGCGGCTCGACGCCGAGATGCCGAACCTGCGGCTGGCCCTCGACTACGCGCTGGAGGACGAGGAGGACGGCAGGTACGCCCTGCACCTCGCCGGCACGCTGTGGTTCGACTGGGTGGGCTGCGGCCGTCTCGCCGAGGGCAGGCACTGGCTCGACCGGGTCCTCGAACTGGACACGGACCACGAGGAGTCCCGCCTGCTCGCCCTGTGGGCCTACGGGTACATCTCCGTCCTCCAGGGCGACACGGTGGGCGCGCTGAGCGTGCTGCACGAGTGCCGGGAGGGCGCCGAGCGCACGGGCAACCGGCTCATCGCCGCGTACACGGTGCACCTGAACGGCTGCGTCGCGCTGATCGGCGACGACATGGAGCGCGCCGAGGAGCTGCTCGGGGAGGCGCTGCGGCGGTACGAGGAGATGGGCACGGTCAACGGCAACGTCCTGGTCGGGCGGGCCGAGTACGCGATGGCCGTCGCCTTCCGCGGCGATCTGGAGCGGGCGGTGCGGCTGTGCGAGGAGGTGCGGCAGGCGTGCGAGGACCACGGCGAGCTGTGGGCCAGCACCTACGCGCTGTACGTCCTCGGGTACGCGACCTGGTACCAGGGGGACACCCCCGCGGCCCGCGAGCTGCTGGAGCACTCGCTGCGGGTGACGCACCAGTTCCACGACCTGGTGGGGACCGTGCAGGCGATCGAGCTCCTGGCGCTGTTCACGGCGGACGAGGGCGACGCGGCCGAGGCGGCGGTGCTGCAGGGCGCCGCGGGCCGGATGTGGGGCTCGGTGGGGATGCCGCTGTTCGGCTCGGTCAACTTCGGCCGTGCGCACACCGAGTGCGAACGGCTCGTCCGGGAGCGGCTCGACCAGGCGCGGTACCGGGAGCTGCTGCGGGAGGGCGAGCGTCTGGACCTGGACGAGGCAGTGGAGCGCGCGCTGTACGGGCGGGCCGACCGCGCCGCGGGGCGGGCCGTGCTCGGGACGGGCACCGTGCGGCCGGCGCGGCTCGGGGGCGGTGCGGGCCTCGTCCCGCTGCCCGCCGTCTCCCGCGCGGACGGCGGGGAGGCGGCGGGCGGCGCGGCTCAGCGGGCGTAG
- the rpsD gene encoding 30S ribosomal protein S4, which produces MNQSRPKVKKSRALGIALTPKAVKYFEKRPYPPGEHGRGRKQTSDYKVRLLEKQRLRAQYDISERQMVRAYDRARKVTGKTGEALIIELERRLDALVLRAGLARTIYQARQMVVHGHIAVNGRKVDKPSFRVRPEDVVSVRERSRDKHPFLVAREGGYAGEGETPRYLQVNLEALAFRLDRDPNRSEIPVICDEQLVVEFYAR; this is translated from the coding sequence GTGAACCAGTCGCGTCCCAAGGTCAAGAAGTCGCGCGCCCTCGGCATCGCGCTCACCCCGAAGGCCGTGAAGTACTTCGAGAAGCGCCCCTACCCGCCGGGTGAGCACGGCCGCGGCCGCAAGCAGACCAGCGACTACAAGGTCCGTCTGCTGGAGAAGCAGCGGCTCCGTGCCCAGTACGACATCAGCGAGCGCCAGATGGTCCGCGCCTACGACCGCGCCCGCAAGGTCACCGGCAAGACCGGCGAGGCCCTCATCATCGAGCTCGAGCGCCGCCTCGACGCCCTCGTGCTGCGCGCCGGACTCGCCCGCACCATCTACCAGGCGCGCCAGATGGTCGTGCACGGCCACATCGCCGTCAACGGCCGCAAGGTCGACAAGCCGTCCTTCCGCGTCCGCCCCGAGGACGTGGTCAGTGTCCGCGAGCGCAGCCGCGACAAGCACCCCTTCCTCGTCGCCCGCGAGGGCGGCTACGCGGGCGAGGGCGAGACCCCCCGCTACCTCCAGGTCAACCTGGAGGCCCTCGCCTTCCGCCTCGACCGGGACCCCAACCGCAGTGAGATCCCGGTCATCTGCGACGAGCAGCTCGTCGTGGAGTTCTACGCCCGCTGA
- a CDS encoding DUF2470 domain-containing protein: MESNASAVLTIPGAVPGPLGDLGHGVPEARAVGPAGTLFLLVPADAPAVKAAQHARADELTAVMDITDVAPVAVPHRVRARGWVAGWLTAVRDGDEHREAARILAERHPGSPLPGDAWALLRLEVGEAYTDDLWGEAQVEPDEFAAALPDPVARHEADLLQHLAASHGEQVWSLCSLLGDEQGGACPAWDAITPLSLDRFGLRVRLRSVGTVCDARFDFPEPVTDITGLRRAMHHLFEAAGAAS; encoded by the coding sequence GTGGAGTCCAACGCATCGGCGGTCCTGACGATTCCCGGCGCGGTGCCGGGACCGCTCGGTGACCTGGGGCACGGCGTTCCCGAGGCGCGGGCCGTCGGCCCGGCCGGAACGCTGTTCCTGCTGGTCCCGGCGGACGCGCCGGCCGTCAAGGCCGCCCAGCACGCGCGGGCCGACGAGCTGACGGCCGTGATGGACATCACGGACGTCGCGCCGGTCGCCGTCCCCCACCGGGTCCGGGCGCGCGGCTGGGTCGCCGGCTGGCTGACGGCCGTCCGCGACGGGGACGAGCACCGCGAGGCGGCCAGGATCCTCGCCGAACGGCACCCCGGCTCACCGCTGCCCGGCGACGCGTGGGCGCTGCTGCGCCTTGAGGTCGGCGAGGCGTACACCGACGACCTGTGGGGCGAGGCGCAGGTCGAGCCGGACGAGTTCGCCGCGGCACTGCCCGACCCGGTCGCCCGGCACGAGGCCGACCTCCTGCAGCACCTCGCGGCGTCGCACGGCGAGCAGGTGTGGTCGCTGTGCTCCCTGCTCGGCGACGAGCAGGGCGGCGCGTGCCCCGCGTGGGACGCCATCACCCCGCTGAGCCTCGACCGCTTCGGCCTGCGGGTACGCCTGCGGTCCGTCGGCACGGTCTGTGACGCGCGCTTCGACTTCCCCGAACCGGTCACCGACATCACGGGCCTGCGGCGCGCCATGCACCACCTCTTCGAGGCCGCGGGGGCCGCCTCCTGA
- a CDS encoding alpha/beta fold hydrolase, whose translation MAPNSSAPHTPERPGTPVIPGFAHRRVEVAEGVALHAAVGGAGRPIVLLHGFPQTHLMWRHVAADLAADHTVICPDLRGYGASDKPAATGPAVYAKRTMAADVVALARALGHERFALAGHDRGALVAFRAGLDHPGAISHLACLDVLPTPDMWDVLHGRDAAVGFHLYLMAQPPGLPERLIAADADAFFGHFLDLWAEDPAAVPPAVRAAYLEACRNAVPSIVADYRASATVDADDDLADRAAGNRLRMPVTVLQQDWGAALGYDAAGLWRAWAPDLRHATVDCGHFMAEEAPGRVAAELRWLLAR comes from the coding sequence ATGGCCCCGAACAGCTCGGCCCCGCACACCCCGGAGCGCCCCGGTACGCCGGTGATCCCCGGGTTCGCGCACCGGCGCGTCGAGGTCGCCGAGGGCGTCGCCCTGCACGCCGCCGTCGGCGGCGCTGGCCGCCCGATCGTGCTGCTGCACGGGTTCCCGCAGACCCACCTCATGTGGCGGCACGTCGCCGCCGATCTCGCGGCCGACCACACCGTCATCTGCCCCGACCTGCGCGGCTACGGCGCGAGCGACAAGCCGGCCGCCACGGGACCCGCCGTCTACGCCAAGCGCACGATGGCCGCCGACGTCGTCGCGCTCGCCCGCGCGCTCGGTCACGAGCGGTTCGCGCTCGCCGGTCACGACCGCGGCGCCCTGGTCGCCTTCCGGGCCGGCCTCGACCACCCCGGCGCGATCAGTCACCTCGCGTGCCTCGACGTCCTGCCGACGCCCGACATGTGGGACGTGCTGCACGGCCGGGACGCCGCCGTCGGCTTCCACCTCTACCTGATGGCCCAGCCGCCGGGCCTGCCGGAACGGCTCATCGCCGCCGACGCCGACGCGTTCTTCGGGCACTTCCTCGACCTGTGGGCCGAGGACCCGGCCGCCGTGCCGCCCGCCGTCCGCGCCGCCTACCTGGAGGCCTGCCGGAACGCGGTGCCCTCGATCGTGGCGGACTACCGCGCCTCGGCGACCGTCGACGCGGACGACGACCTGGCCGACCGCGCGGCCGGCAACCGGCTGCGGATGCCCGTCACGGTGCTCCAGCAGGACTGGGGAGCGGCACTCGGTTACGACGCGGCCGGGCTGTGGCGGGCCTGGGCGCCGGACCTGCGGCACGCCACCGTCGACTGCGGTCACTTCATGGCGGAGGAGGCCCCGGGGCGGGTCGCCGCCGAGCTGCGGTGGCTCCTGGCCCGCTGA
- a CDS encoding BTAD domain-containing putative transcriptional regulator produces MDPVTFGVLGPVTAWDAAGDALALRGPRHRAVLARLLVARGRVVPVGRLVDDLWDEPGPGAVGAVQTFVAALRRALEPDRPRRSPARLLVTEGPGYALRAAPGAVDAWRFEAAVTEAGTLPPGRAAERLDGALRLWRGPAYAEFAADDWARGECARLTELRLRAVERLAEARLAVRPAAEAVPDLRAHVAAHPWREDAWWLLATALYGAGRQADALAALRRARTELVARLGVEPGPRLRRLEADILAQDPRLDPPAGPVAAAARLWSRAADAYDRAVAADAPARFEATVGLLRNLAVTGGGGLLAAREHRAETIAAAEELGDPELTARVIGAYDVPAVWTRSDDPEAARRIVGAAERALAALPDGAGGAAVRCRLLATIALETRGVRSPRGPRAAREAEDIARRLDDPTLLAFALNGAFMQACGRAGLAARRDAIGAELTALAARHGLVSFEVLGRLIRMQAGGALGDLAAADGHAAAVERLAERHERPLAGVFTEWYRALRTAVSGPPERAGAAYLRAIGLLDGAGMPGFADGLPPLALLSLRLTGPGVPASEAAALLDPDADWGPHAPWAEPFLLLREGRRADAGEALSRLPEPPPDLLYEAMCCLQAAVALDLGDRTALRLVRDRLLPAAGELAGAGSGLLTFGPVDDWLAAMDGALA; encoded by the coding sequence ATGGACCCGGTCACCTTCGGGGTCCTCGGGCCGGTGACGGCCTGGGACGCCGCGGGGGACGCCCTCGCGCTGCGCGGGCCGCGCCACCGGGCGGTGCTCGCCCGGCTGCTGGTCGCACGCGGCCGTGTCGTGCCGGTCGGGCGGCTGGTGGACGACCTGTGGGACGAGCCGGGTCCCGGCGCGGTCGGTGCCGTGCAGACGTTCGTCGCCGCGCTGCGCCGCGCGCTGGAGCCCGACCGCCCGCGCCGCTCCCCCGCCCGGCTCCTGGTCACCGAGGGGCCGGGGTACGCGCTCAGGGCCGCGCCCGGTGCCGTCGACGCGTGGCGGTTCGAGGCGGCCGTCACCGAGGCGGGGACGCTGCCCCCGGGGCGGGCGGCCGAGCGGCTCGACGGGGCACTGCGGCTGTGGCGCGGCCCGGCGTACGCCGAGTTCGCCGCCGACGACTGGGCGCGCGGTGAGTGCGCCCGCCTCACCGAACTGCGGCTGCGCGCCGTGGAACGGCTGGCCGAGGCCCGGCTCGCGGTGCGGCCGGCCGCCGAGGCCGTGCCCGACCTCCGGGCGCACGTGGCCGCGCACCCCTGGCGCGAGGACGCCTGGTGGCTGCTGGCCACGGCGCTGTACGGCGCCGGCCGCCAGGCGGACGCCCTCGCCGCGCTGCGCCGCGCCCGGACCGAGCTGGTCGCCCGGCTCGGGGTGGAGCCCGGCCCGCGGCTGCGCCGCCTGGAGGCGGACATCCTCGCCCAGGACCCGCGTCTCGACCCGCCGGCCGGGCCGGTCGCCGCGGCGGCCCGCCTGTGGTCACGGGCGGCCGACGCCTACGACCGCGCGGTCGCCGCGGACGCGCCCGCCCGGTTCGAGGCGACGGTCGGCCTGCTGCGGAACCTGGCGGTGACGGGCGGCGGCGGCCTTCTCGCGGCCCGCGAGCACCGCGCCGAGACGATCGCGGCGGCGGAGGAGCTGGGCGACCCGGAGCTGACCGCGCGGGTCATCGGCGCCTACGACGTCCCCGCCGTCTGGACGCGGTCCGACGACCCGGAAGCGGCCCGCCGGATCGTCGGGGCCGCCGAGCGCGCCCTGGCCGCCCTGCCGGACGGAGCCGGGGGAGCCGCCGTGCGCTGCCGCCTGCTCGCGACGATCGCCCTGGAGACGCGCGGCGTGCGCTCGCCGCGCGGACCCCGCGCCGCGCGGGAGGCGGAGGACATCGCCCGGCGCCTGGACGATCCGACACTGCTGGCGTTCGCCCTGAACGGGGCGTTCATGCAGGCGTGCGGCCGGGCCGGCCTCGCGGCGCGGCGGGACGCGATCGGCGCGGAGCTGACCGCGCTGGCCGCCCGGCACGGCCTGGTGAGCTTCGAGGTGCTCGGCCGGCTGATCCGGATGCAGGCCGGGGGCGCGCTCGGCGACCTCGCGGCGGCGGACGGGCACGCGGCGGCGGTCGAGCGGCTGGCCGAGCGCCACGAACGGCCGCTCGCCGGCGTCTTCACGGAGTGGTACCGCGCCCTGCGGACGGCCGTGTCGGGCCCGCCGGAACGGGCCGGGGCGGCGTACCTGCGGGCCATCGGGCTGCTGGACGGCGCGGGCATGCCCGGGTTCGCGGACGGACTGCCGCCCCTCGCTCTGCTGTCCCTGCGCCTGACCGGTCCGGGGGTTCCCGCGTCGGAGGCGGCGGCCCTTCTCGATCCGGACGCGGACTGGGGACCCCACGCGCCGTGGGCCGAGCCGTTCCTCCTGCTGCGCGAGGGCCGCCGGGCGGACGCGGGGGAAGCGCTCAGCCGCCTGCCGGAGCCACCGCCGGACCTGCTGTACGAGGCCATGTGCTGCCTGCAGGCCGCCGTCGCGCTCGACCTCGGCGACCGGACCGCCCTCCGCCTGGTCCGTGACCGGCTGCTGCCGGCCGCGGGCGAACTCGCGGGCGCGGGCAGCGGGCTGCTCACGTTCGGCCCGGTGGACGACTGGCTGGCCGCCATGGACGGCGCCCTCGCCTGA
- a CDS encoding MerR family transcriptional regulator codes for MLIGEVARRSGVSARMLRHYEALGLVRPTGRTGAGYRAYSRADVRRILHIESLRSLGLSLRDVGRALDDPEFAPSRLVDGLIRRTRERIAAETELLTRLRRIDAAEPAGWEDVLRIVALLRALGSDSAGRRQHAALASRDDVPVPADALAEAALGEPDPHVAGALRWALARSGGGLPVLAEGLASPVAEVRRRAVEAIAAVPGDAATALLREALAAGDDAVRGPAALALGARGEAGAIPALTDMVVAGTNDVDAADALSALAADAASADRIAAGLTGRLAHAAAEPAARRRLAQALGDIPGAVAARALADLSRDGDRAVALTATYLLEIRGAR; via the coding sequence GTGCTGATCGGTGAGGTGGCGCGGCGGTCGGGGGTCAGTGCCCGCATGCTCAGGCACTACGAGGCGCTCGGCCTGGTACGGCCGACGGGCCGTACCGGCGCCGGATACCGCGCCTACTCCCGGGCGGACGTCCGGCGGATCCTGCACATCGAGAGCCTGCGGTCGCTGGGGCTGTCGCTGCGCGACGTCGGGCGCGCGCTGGACGACCCGGAGTTCGCGCCGTCGCGGCTCGTCGACGGCCTCATCCGCCGGACGCGGGAGCGCATCGCGGCCGAGACGGAACTGCTCACCCGGCTGCGCCGGATCGACGCGGCCGAGCCCGCCGGCTGGGAGGACGTCCTCCGGATCGTCGCGCTGCTGCGGGCGCTGGGCTCGGACAGCGCCGGCAGGCGCCAGCACGCGGCGCTGGCCTCGCGCGACGACGTTCCCGTACCGGCCGACGCCCTGGCCGAGGCGGCGCTGGGCGAGCCGGACCCGCACGTCGCCGGCGCGCTGCGCTGGGCGCTCGCCCGGTCGGGCGGCGGCCTGCCGGTGCTCGCGGAGGGGCTCGCCTCCCCGGTGGCCGAGGTCCGGCGCCGCGCCGTCGAGGCCATCGCCGCCGTACCGGGGGATGCGGCGACCGCGCTGCTGCGCGAGGCGCTCGCCGCCGGCGACGACGCGGTGCGCGGCCCCGCGGCCCTCGCGCTCGGGGCGCGGGGGGAGGCCGGCGCGATCCCGGCGCTCACCGACATGGTCGTCGCGGGGACGAACGACGTCGACGCGGCCGACGCGCTGAGCGCGCTGGCGGCCGACGCGGCGTCGGCCGACCGGATCGCGGCCGGACTGACCGGCCGGCTCGCCCACGCCGCCGCGGAACCGGCCGCACGCCGCCGGCTGGCGCAGGCGCTCGGGGACATCCCGGGAGCCGTGGCGGCCCGAGCCCTGGCGGACCTGTCGCGGGACGGGGACCGGGCGGTCGCGCTCACCGCGACGTACCTCCTGGAGATCCGCGGCGCACGCTGA
- a CDS encoding HEAT repeat domain-containing protein, whose amino-acid sequence MTTPEPDRADPTDTGAGTDTRTARALRGLGHDHPSVRLGAALAAGTSPDPRLVGALIERCAREPDFSVRETLTWALTRHPPALTVPGLVAELGDERALARSQALHTLSKIGDPRAWPAITRALLTDTDDEVARSAWRAAVALVPDGAEPALAEVLASQLGRGGRATRLSLSRALIALGGAAAPVLSAALGAPDPRVRAHAIATDRLARDPDAGFESAIEEAKRVMALGETGRAG is encoded by the coding sequence ATGACCACACCGGAACCGGACCGGGCCGACCCCACGGACACCGGCGCAGGCACGGACACCCGCACGGCGCGAGCCCTCCGGGGGCTCGGGCACGACCACCCGTCGGTGCGGCTGGGCGCGGCGCTGGCGGCCGGCACGTCCCCCGACCCCCGGCTCGTCGGCGCGCTCATCGAGCGGTGCGCGCGCGAGCCCGACTTCTCCGTGCGCGAGACGCTCACCTGGGCGCTGACCCGCCACCCGCCGGCGTTGACGGTCCCCGGCCTCGTCGCCGAACTCGGGGACGAGCGCGCCCTGGCGCGGAGCCAGGCCCTGCACACGCTGTCCAAGATCGGGGACCCGCGCGCCTGGCCCGCGATCACGCGCGCGCTGCTCACCGACACCGACGACGAGGTGGCGCGCAGCGCGTGGCGTGCCGCGGTCGCCCTCGTGCCGGACGGTGCGGAACCGGCCCTGGCCGAGGTGCTGGCGTCGCAGCTCGGCCGCGGCGGGCGCGCGACGCGGCTGAGCCTCAGCAGGGCGCTGATCGCGCTCGGCGGGGCGGCCGCGCCGGTCCTGAGCGCCGCGCTGGGCGCCCCCGACCCGCGGGTGCGCGCCCACGCGATCGCCACGGACCGGCTCGCGCGCGACCCGGACGCCGGGTTCGAGTCCGCGATCGAGGAGGCGAAGCGCGTCATGGCTCTCGGAGAGACCGGCCGGGCGGGGTGA
- a CDS encoding replication-associated recombination protein A, translating into MEPDLFTAAAEERAEKDPAARPLAVRMRPRTLDEVVGQRHLLRPGSPLRRLVGEGGGGPAGPSSVVLWGPPGTGKTTLAHVVSRATDKRFVELSAITAGVKEVRAVIDGARRSSGAYGKDTVLFLDEIHRFSKAQQDSLLPAVENRWVTLIAATTENPYFSVISPLLSRSLLLTLEPLTDDDLRSLLRRAVTEERGLGGAVSLPAGTEDHLLRVAGGDARRALTALEAGAGAALAEGEAEVSLATMERAVDRAAVTYDRDGDQHYDIASALIKSIRGSDADAALHYLARMIEAGEDPRFIARRLMISASEDIGMADPTALQTAVAAAQAVAMIGFPEAAITLGHATVALALAPKSNAIVTAIGEAQADVRAGLAGPVPPHLRDSHYGGASKLGHGAGYQYPHDLPGGIAAQQYAPDAVHGKRYYRPTTHGAEARYGEVLDRVRRRLAGEQ; encoded by the coding sequence GTGGAGCCCGACCTGTTCACCGCCGCCGCCGAGGAGCGCGCCGAGAAGGACCCCGCCGCCCGGCCGCTCGCCGTCCGGATGCGCCCCCGCACCCTCGACGAGGTGGTGGGGCAGCGGCACCTGCTGCGGCCCGGCTCGCCGCTGCGCCGCCTGGTCGGCGAGGGCGGGGGAGGACCGGCGGGGCCGTCGTCGGTGGTCCTGTGGGGGCCGCCCGGCACGGGCAAGACGACCCTCGCCCACGTCGTCAGCCGGGCCACGGACAAGCGGTTCGTGGAGCTGTCGGCGATCACCGCGGGCGTGAAGGAGGTGCGGGCCGTCATCGACGGCGCCCGCCGCTCCTCCGGCGCGTACGGCAAGGACACCGTCCTCTTCCTGGACGAGATCCACCGTTTCAGCAAGGCCCAGCAGGACTCCCTGCTCCCGGCCGTCGAGAACCGCTGGGTCACCCTGATCGCCGCCACCACGGAGAACCCGTACTTCTCCGTCATCTCCCCGCTGCTGTCGCGGTCGCTCCTGCTCACGCTCGAACCGCTCACCGACGACGACCTGCGCAGTCTGCTGCGCCGGGCCGTAACCGAGGAGCGCGGTCTCGGCGGCGCGGTGTCACTGCCCGCCGGGACGGAGGACCACCTGCTGCGTGTCGCCGGCGGTGACGCACGGCGCGCGCTGACCGCGCTGGAGGCCGGCGCGGGCGCCGCGCTGGCCGAGGGAGAGGCCGAGGTGTCCCTCGCGACGATGGAGCGCGCCGTCGACCGCGCCGCGGTCACCTACGACCGCGACGGCGACCAGCACTACGACATCGCCAGCGCCCTCATCAAGTCGATCCGCGGCTCTGACGCGGACGCCGCCCTCCACTACCTGGCGCGGATGATCGAGGCCGGGGAGGACCCGCGGTTCATCGCCCGCAGACTGATGATCTCGGCGAGCGAGGACATCGGCATGGCCGATCCCACGGCCCTGCAGACGGCGGTCGCGGCGGCGCAGGCGGTGGCGATGATCGGTTTCCCCGAGGCGGCCATCACCCTGGGCCACGCCACGGTGGCGCTGGCCCTCGCCCCCAAGTCGAACGCGATCGTGACCGCGATCGGCGAGGCGCAGGCCGACGTCAGGGCCGGTCTTGCGGGGCCGGTGCCGCCGCATCTGCGGGACAGCCACTACGGCGGCGCGTCGAAGCTCGGGCACGGCGCGGGGTACCAGTACCCGCACGACCTGCCGGGCGGGATCGCGGCCCAGCAGTACGCTCCCGACGCCGTGCACGGCAAGCGGTACTACCGTCCCACCACGCACGGGGCTGAGGCGCGCTACGGAGAGGTCCTCGACCGCGTCCGCCGCCGTCTCGCCGGCGAGCAGTGA
- a CDS encoding vitamin K epoxide reductase family protein yields MAASVVDEARTGSPAAAGPGSGGTGAGRGFALLLVITGFAGLLAAWVITLDKFHLLEDPDFTPACSLNPVVSCGSVMESDQASVFGFPNPMLGIACYSVVIAIGMGLLAGARYRRWFWLGLQAGTLFGVGFCTWLQFQSLYEINALCLWCCLAWVATLTMFWYTTEHNVRHGFLPAPAGVRELFREFHWLPPVLHTAIIGMLILTRWWDFWTS; encoded by the coding sequence ATGGCGGCATCGGTGGTGGACGAGGCACGGACCGGCAGCCCGGCGGCGGCCGGGCCGGGGAGCGGCGGCACCGGCGCGGGGCGCGGCTTCGCGCTGCTGCTCGTCATCACCGGGTTCGCCGGGCTGCTGGCGGCCTGGGTCATCACGCTCGACAAGTTCCACCTGCTGGAGGACCCGGACTTCACGCCCGCCTGCAGCCTGAACCCGGTCGTCTCCTGCGGTTCGGTGATGGAGAGCGACCAGGCGTCGGTCTTCGGCTTCCCGAACCCGATGCTCGGCATCGCCTGCTACAGCGTCGTGATCGCGATCGGCATGGGCCTGCTGGCGGGCGCCCGGTACCGCCGCTGGTTCTGGCTCGGCCTCCAGGCCGGCACCCTGTTCGGTGTCGGCTTCTGCACCTGGCTCCAGTTCCAGTCCCTGTACGAGATCAACGCCCTGTGCCTGTGGTGCTGCCTCGCCTGGGTCGCCACGCTCACCATGTTCTGGTACACGACGGAGCACAACGTGCGGCACGGCTTCCTGCCCGCCCCCGCCGGGGTGCGCGAGCTGTTCCGCGAGTTCCACTGGCTGCCGCCGGTGCTGCACACGGCCATCATCGGGATGCTGATCCTGACCCGCTGGTGGGACTTCTGGACGAGCTGA